One Cryptomeria japonica chromosome 9, Sugi_1.0, whole genome shotgun sequence genomic window carries:
- the LOC131030145 gene encoding uncharacterized protein LOC131030145: MVASQPNERMSSDNGQKFDVFLSHSGKQKNFVRQLYRDLKNQGVSCFFDQDRQSLPLGEDFPPLIFEAAKTCRLAVFLLSKEFLQSKWPMLELSTVVEARDANRHPEILPLFFMISPEALKQITTLNERWKEIGIDYQRRVKWPQDLKAIGRVNGLKFGEGGNEVEFRAEIVKEIWRKLPTASPRYHVPYMQGELRMCQEVADFLRDVRPNEKGIIIAGLYGIAGQGKTTLGKAFCNHKLKDFEGKVCHLEFSRGDSFERTKLALQYLIHCHPSYLQDLTKDQAQVELHRRINGQRVLLVLDNITEESIDEVRYFVKAVFRENSCILLSARSLDVLVKHCKIDPQSCMRVPSLDEDDAIAVLLERTSPEESTLGAEDRTFALKCANRCSFKEISCDIGRRGRKFHPLALKAFGGHLFSKYGSTLSKWVAEIDGMVEPSGYGLDGVLSVLDKAFDDMGPKYRTIFMLLTIYIPLNMSLHNVFEWLAMSCNEEIEFIVEAVNDLCRKAFIEESEPEIRIHDLYFEFAQSKAKEMGRWLCWKGDEHSTRGFIPHGNAGFELVKLEGCLRRSPSEIASKFLENVLVLQLVGVQNMNKLDLGQMEGLRSITLQDCKVLSALDGMEYLRNLAWLQISGLGKMLKLSKLSSLIGLQHLEIDITSQRLNQLGDLTPCFRLREINVRCPSLLEFPRLNGLPYLEKVEFDMCDKVKGPLDCTDCLELQSIVLVGCCEMTASPLLAGCQKLSTIVLSECNAVRQCRDMNLPSALKTLELQTSSWNESAPKRLESCYRLESLQLWNMWNVKELPSFRSLSNLTVLKIGKCGISEPPDLTCCVLLEDVYFFTLKCLLRFPNFSLLKKLKKLSLYNCSKVRDPPDFSGCHQLRLFYLLYNDSLKGLSKMDKCAQLEEIKVSWHCKDEVLYEGIDPDSCQIDDDLEFCLDCFKEVTLENLNGVSFPEELEEWMQGKTMLVKKYFRGVKLYYSVTAPYEWDKKSKRYSQNPITLRLVDSRVLAYSTLYRGNEDDGWLDRVRVYFGGQDIARSSAASGMKVETSVSLTSSPMYRVKMWKTKLAKVFFDNNLGKFELENFDRKICHLDSFGGDRLARQKLALRHLTQFRSMQVEWVTEEYKALYFFNRAVEGRWVLLVLDNITENSIDQVRYYHVVEGSCTLFTEGSADVRKSSNINSQSFKRLQEEEFLAILIQRTSDSYTAFNLRCAKKCSFKEGKGFIPRFHRLALKAFGQHSSDLSKWLARLDILHSGSEHLDALFNAICDVPQPQLFVWVYHVEKWFAKRDCVDDVFAGLCWLAIMCEKGREISPFNTKLPKFKKEIKHIKENMSFDRDFEGLALKCKTTIKEMVEENKPNSGILYEIIKENYDVSGKILIPILYVLCEKNNYVEFF, encoded by the exons ATGGTGGCCTCTCAACCCAACGAACGAATGAGCAG TGACAACGGGCAGAAGTTTGATGTATTTCTCAGTCACAGTGGTAAGCAGAAAAATTTTGTTAGGCAGCTGTACAGAGACCTCAAAAACCAAGGCGTGTCCTGCTTCTTTGATCAAGATCGTCAAAGTTTGCCACTGGGGGAAGATTTCCCCCCTCTCATATTCGAAGCTGCTAAGACATGCAGACTAGCAGTTTTCCTTCTTTCTAAGGAATTCCTGCAATCAAAGTGGCCAATGCTTGAACTTTCTACTGTAGTGGAAGCTAGAGATGCAAATCGCCATCCCGAAATTTTACCCCTGTTCTTTATGATTTCACCCGAGGCTCTTAAGCAAATTACGACACTCAACGAAAGGTGGAAAGAGATTGGCATAGACTATCAAAGACGGGTCAAATGGCCTCAAGATTTGAAAGCAATAGGGCGGGTAAATGGGTTGAAGTTTGGCGAAGGTGGCAATGAAGTGGAGTTCAGAGCTGAAATAGTGAAAGAAATCTGGCGCAAACTTCCAACAGCCTCACCAAGGTATCATGTGCCTTACATGCAAGGAGAACTACGAATGTGTCAG GAGGTTGCAGATTTCTTGAGAGATGTTCGACCAAATGAAAAAGGAATCATTATTGCAGGATTGTATGGAATAGCGGGCCAAGGGAAAACTACACTTGGCAAGGCTTTCTGCAACCACAAATTGAAGGATTTCGAAGGTAAAGTATGCCATCTGGAATTTTCCAGAGGCGATTCTTTCGAAAGAACAAAACTTGCCCTGCAGTATCTCATTCACTGCCATCCATCGTATCTCCAAGACTTGACAAAAGATCAG GCACAAGTTGAGTTGCATAGAAGAATTAACGGCCAGAGGGTATTGTTGGTTCTCGACAATATCACAGAAGAAAGCATAGATGAAGTGAGATATTTTGTGAAAGCAGTCTTCAGGGAAAACAGTTGCATCCTCTTGAGCGCACGAAGCTTAGATGTTCTAGTAAAGCATTGCAAAATTGACCCACAGTCATGCATGCGCGTCCCAAGCCTTGACGAGGACGACGCGATTGCCGTCTTATTGGAAAGGACGTCTCCAGAAGAGTCAACGTTGGGGGCAGAAGACAGAACTTTTGCTTTGAAGTGTGCAAACAGATGTTCATTCAAAGAGATCAGTTGCGACATTGGTCGGAGAGGTCGGAAATTTCATCCGTTGGCCTTAAAAGCTTTTGGCGGCCATCTCTTCAGTAAATACGGTTCAACTTTGTCAAAATGGGTTGCTGAGATAGATGGCATGGTGGAGCCATCCGGTTATGGATTGGATGGTGTGTTGTCTGTGCTGGACAAAGCTTTTGATGACATGGGGCCCAAATACCGCACCATATTCATGCTTCTCACCATATATATACCGCTCAATATGTCTCTTCACAATGTTTTCGAGTGGCTTGCAATGAGTTGCAACGAGGAGATCGAGTTTATTGTGGAAGCA GTTAATGATTTATGTAGGAAGGCTTTTATTGAAGAATCTGAACCTGAAATTCGCATACACGACCTATATTTTGAGTTCGCTCAGAGTAAAGCAAAAGAAATGGGGAGATGGCTGTGTTGGAAGGGCGACGAACACAGTACACGTGGGTTTATTCCACACGGCAATGCAGGGTTTGAATTGGTTAAGTTGGAGGGATGCCTGCGTCGAAGTCCTTCCGAGATCGCCTCTAAGTTTCTTGAAAATGTGTTGGTGCTTCAGCTCGTAGGTGTACAGAATATGAACAAGCTTGACTTGGGCCAGATGGAGGGTCTCAGAAGCATCACATTACAGGATTGCAAAGTCCTGTCAGCACTTGACGGGATGGAATACTTGCGAAACCTGGCGTGGCTTCAGATAAGTGGGTTGGGTAAAATGTTAAAGCTTTCCAAGCTAAGCAGCCTCATTGGGTTACAACATCTTGAGATCGACATCACCAGCCAGAGGCTCAATCAGCTGGGAGATCTTACCCCTTGTTTTCGTTTAAGAGAGATTAATGTTCGCTGTCCATCCCTGTTGGAGTTCCCAAGGCTAAATGGTTTGCCGTATTTGGAGAAAGTGGAATTTGACATGTGTGATAAAGTGAAGGGTCCCCTCGACTGTACAGACTGTTTGGAGCTTCAAAGTATTGTCCTCGTCGGTTGCTGCGAGATGACAGCCTCACCGCTCCTCGCTGGATGTCAGAAACTATCCACAATTGTTCTCTCCGAATGCAATGCAGTGCGGCAATGTCGAGATATGAATTTACCGAGTGCTTTAAAGACACTAGAGTTGCAGACTTCATCATGGAATGAATCAGCGCCCAAGCGTTTAGAGTCTTGTTACAGGCTCGAAAGCCTTCAACTAtggaatatgtggaatgtaaaagAGCTTCCGAGTTTCAGAAGTCTATCAAATTTGACCGTGCTCAAAATCGGCAAATGTGGTATAAGTGAGCCGCCGGATCTTACATGTTGTGTCCTGCTGGAGGATGTCTACTTTTTCACGCTAAAATGTTTATTAAGGTTTCCCAATTTCTCATTACTGAAGAAGTTGAAGAAATTGAGTTTATATAATTGCAGTAAGGTTCGAGATCCTCCTGATTTTAGTGGCTGCCATCAATTACGGTTATTTTATCTGCTCTACAACGATAGTTTGAAAGGACTTTCAAAGATGGATAAGTGCGCACAATTAGAGGAAATCAAAGTGAGTTGGCATTGTAAGGATGAGGTTCTGTATGAGGGAATTGATCCCGACAGTTGTCAAATCGATGACGATCTTGAATTTTGTCTTGATTGCTTTAAAGAAGTTACCCTTGAAAATTTAAATGGTGTATCTTTCCCAGAAGAATTGGAGGAGTGGATGCAGGGTAAGACAATGCTGGTGAAGAAATATTTCCGTGGAGTGAAGCTGTATTACTCTGTCACAGCTCCCTATGAATGGGATAAAAAATCGAAGCGTTACAGCCAAAATCCTATTACTCTGAGATTGGTAGATAGCAGAGTGTTAGCTTACTCAACGCTGTACAGAGGTAATGAAGATGATGGTTGGTTGGATAGAGTGCGAGTGTATTTTGGTGGACAGGACATTGCTCGTTCAAGTGCCGCCTCGG GCATGAAAGTGGAAACCTCTGTCTCACTTACATCCTCACCAATGTATCGTGTCAAAATGTGGAAAACCAAGCTTGCCAAGGTTTTCTTCGATAATAACTTGGGGAAGTTTGAACTGGAGAATTTTGATCGTAAAATATGCCATCTGGATTCTTTTGGAGGCGATAGATTGGCTAGACAAAAACTTGCCCTTCGACATCTCACTCAATTCCGTAGTATGCAAGTTGAATGGGTAACAGAAGAATACAAG GCACTGTATTTCTTCAATAGAGCAGTGGAGGGCCGATGGGTATTGTTGGTTCTGGACAACATTACAGAAAATAGCATAGACCAAGTGAGATATTATCATGTGGTAGAAGGTAGCTGCACGCTTTTTACTGAAGGAAGCGCAGATGTTCGAAAGAGTTCCAACATCAACTCACAGTCATTCAAAAGGCTTCAAGAGGAGGAGTTCTTAGCCATCTTGATACAAAGGACATCTGATTCGTACACAGCTTTTAATTTGAGGTGCGCAAAAAAGTGTTCATTCAAAGAGGGCAAAGGTTTTATTCCAAGATTTCATCGGTTAGCTTTGAAAGCTTTTGGTCAACACTCTTCCGATTTGTCAAAATGGCTTGCTAGATTAGATATTCTTCATTCTGGGTCTGAGCATTTGGATGCCTTGTTTAATGCAATATGTGATGTCCCCCAACCCCAATTGTTTGTGTGGGTTTACCATGTCGAAAAATGGTTTGCGAAAAGAGATTGTGTGGATGACGTGTTTGCTGGGCTGTGCTGGCTAGCAATTATGTGTGAAAAGGGGCGAGAAATAAGTCCTTTTAACACTAAGTTGCCCAAGTTTAAGAAAGAGATTaaacatatcaaagaaaatatgtctTTCGATAGAGATTTTGAGGGGCTAGCACTAAAATGTAAGACAACGATCAAGGAAATG gttgaagaaaataaaccaaatAGTGGCATACTATATGAAATTATAAAAGAAAACTACGATGTATCGGGTAAGATTTTAATACCAATTTTATATGTTTTATGTGAAAAAAACAATTACGtggaatttttttaa
- the LOC131858061 gene encoding disease resistance protein RPS2-like: protein MSSDKVVKLLLKNCEREIRQKVEDIKHIIHHGNVPTGKKREKEEAWKIVEAISILLPLTPRYPVPSMQGETRMCQEVADFLNPVNFNGKEIRIAGLYGMSGLGKSTLAKSFCNFSLENFSGKVCFLQFGGCNALDRQKHALQCLTQFPMDQLKSITCEDDAQYNFNTFVKGQRSLLVLDNITEDSIDEVRHYLGAEYGENTCILLIARRVDVLKNLNIDSQSCMHVPRLEKEEAIAILLERMYVKIPELGAEQRGYALKCANRCSFKENKDSAPTFHPLALKALGRHLFSKHGTDLSKWVAEIDGFTNRAADGLDGMFVVLEKAFDDMDPRYRRIVVFLATHMPQNKSSDNVVKWVTTNCNEELCYIKEAVKDLYENAFIEEIEPEFRIHYFIEEFVQIKQYKHDEDFDTNF, encoded by the exons ATGTCTTCCGACAAAGTTGTCAAGTTGTTATTGAAAAATTGCGAGAGAGAGATCAGGCAGAAA GTTGAGGATATAAAACACATAATTCACCATGGGAATGTTCCAACTGGAAAGAAGCGAGAAAAAGAAGAGG CATGGAAGATTGTAGAAGCTATCTCTATCCTACTGCCACTCACACCAAGGTATCCTGTCCCTTCTATGCAAGGAGAAACACGCATGTGCCAG GAGGTCGCAGATTTCTTAAACCCTGTTAATTTTAACGGAAAGGAAATCCGCATTGCAGGATTATATGGAATGTCGGGCCTGGGTAAGAGTACACTTGCCAAGTCGTTTTGCAATTTTAGTCTGGAGAATTTTTCTGGCAAAGTATGTTTTCTGCAGTTTGGTGGATGTAATGCATTGGATAGACAAAAACATGCCCTACAGTGTCTCACCCAATTCCCCATGGACCAACTCAAATCGATTACATGCGAAGATGAT GCACAATATAACTTTAATACATTTGTGAAGGGCCAAAGGTCATTGTTGGTTCTGGACAATATTACAGAAGATAGCATAGATGAAGTGAGACATTATCTTGGGGCAGAGTATGGGGAAAACACCTGCATCCTTCTGATTGCACGAAGAGTAGATGTTCTAAAGAATTTGAATATTGATTCACAGTCATGCATGCATGTCCCAAGGCTTGAAAAGGAAGAGGCCATAGCTATCTTGTTGGAAAGGATGTATGTAAAGATACCAGAGTTGGGGGCAGAGCAGAGAGGTTATGCTTTGAAATGTGCAAATAGGTGTTCTTTCAAAGAGAACAAAGATTCTGCTCCTACCTTTCATCCGTTAGCTTTGAAAGCTTTAGGCCGACACTTGTTCAGTAAACACGGTACCGATTTGTCAAAATGGGTTGCTGAGATAGATGGCTTCACAAATCGAGCTGCTGATGGTTTGGATGGCATGTTTGTTGTGTTGGAGAAAGCTTTTGATGATATGGATCCCAGATACCGCAGGATAGTTGTGTTTCTTGCTACACATATGCCGCAGAATAAGTCTTCCGACAATGTTGTTAAGTGGGTGACAACAAATTGCAACGAAGAGCTCTGTTATATCAAGGAAGCA gtAAAGGACCTATATGAGAATGCTTTTATTGAAGAAATCGAACCTGAGTTTCGCATACATTACTTCATTGAGGAGTTCGTTCAAATAAAACAATACAAGCACGATGAAgattttgataccaatttttaa
- the LOC131855891 gene encoding uncharacterized protein LOC131855891 encodes MPGMGKTTIAKSFCNLNFENFDGKVYHLEFALRGHSMDSKNFKLLTKSLQGQRVLLVLDNIQTEESIDILKYFLQADLGEKSWILLSARSVDVLKNFNDLQSCMSVPGLEEKEAIAILLERTSLAESSLEAENRGFALQCANRCLFKEISFNSVRGADTFHPLALKTFGRYLFSKYGSDLSKWVPELDVLVAGKGVGLDDMFTVLDKVFEDMDPRYQTIFMLLSVYIPPNMSPLKVAEWLAVNCKEEIDFIEEAVEDLVQKGFIEEIKPEIRIHDLYAEFAQSKARKMVRWLWCKGDPTTSEARGVLISEDGGGFELIKLEYCQNQDLSKIGDKYVNNLWALQVVAACKEMNNLGLSSMKNIRSLIIHNCEFLEVLQGMENLPHLAWFQIVNVPKLKVLNLSSLSALEYIEINTSGPTELGDLTGGVSLREIYVLCPSLSEFPRINGLPYLEKAKFKACEEVNGPLDCRACVNLQSTAFENCWQMAHIPLIDGCSSISKIVLNRCDQVTECSDEDESSALGIVKLCISSEDASATGNSECCDGLNNVPLWNIVISTDVPSLRRFSNLTVLKLYNCDICQAPDVACCGMLEDVCFSTLKNLDSFPDFSSLWKLKKLCLCNCQRDRDPPDIGGCYSLQVFHLLYNDNLKALPKMDGWHPFEEIKLSWQSEEVFDYSDSYEYDDIEFCLDYQREEIFRNINDIFMPVELKKWQWIQRKAVRVKQYFRGMKAYYFITAPSELYGEREARKQACNADPLDQAINHRASGISGKLLIPTLNALFNKPKSGKILSKFYYNFIMNDWVSLFQ; translated from the exons ATGCCGGGCATGGGTAAAACTACAATTGCCAAGTCTTTTTGCAATCTTAATTTCGAGAATTTTGATGGAAAAGTATACCATCTGGAATTTGCTCTTCGAGGCCATTCAATGGACAGCAAAAATTTTAAGTTGTTGACAAAG AGTTTACAGGGGCAAAGAGTATTGTTGGTTCTGGACAATATCCAAACCGAAGAAAGCATAGACATTCTGAAATATTTTCTTCAAGCAGACTTGGGTGAAAAAAGTTGGATCCTTTTAAGCGCACGAAGCGTAGATGTTCTAAAGAATTTCAATGATTTACAGTCATGCATGAGTGTCCCAGGCCTTGAAGAGAAAGAGGCGATAGCCATCTTGTTGGAAAGGACCTCTCTAGCGGAGTCATCGTTGGAAGCGGAGAACAGAGGTTTCGCTCTGCAGTGTGCAAATAGATGTTTGTTCAAAGAGATTAGTTTTAACAGTGTTAGGGGGGCTGACACATTTCATCCGTTAGCCTTAAAAACCTTTGGCCGATACCTCTTTAGCAAATATGGTTCCGATTTGTCAAAATGGGTTCCTGAGTTAGATGTCTTGGTCGCTGGAAAAGGTGTTGGTTTGGATGACATGTTCACTGTGCTCGACAAAGTTTTTGAGGATATGGATCCAAGATACCAAACCATATTTATGCTTCTCAGTGTATATATACCGCCTAATATGTCTCCCCTCAAAGTTGCTGAGTGGCTTGCAGTAAATTGCAAGGAAGAGATCGACTTCATTGAGGAAGCG GTTGAGGATCTAGTGCAGAAGGGTTTCATTGAAGAAATTAAACCAGAAATTCGCATACATGATCTGTATGCGGAGTTTGCTCAAAGCAAAGCAAGAAAGATGGTGAGATGGCTGTGGTGCAAAGGAGACCCCACTACTTCAGAAGCTAGAGGAGTGTTGATTTCAGAAGACGGAGGAGGATTTGAATTGATAAAGCTAGAGTATTGCCAGAATCAAGATCTGTCCAAGATCGGCGATAAGTACGTTAACAATCTATGGGCTCTTCAGGTTGTAGCTGCGTGCAAAGAGATGAACAACCTTGGATTGAGCTCCATGAAAAATATAAGGAGCCTCATTATACACAATTGTGAATTTCTGGAAGTCCTTCAAGGAATGGAAAATTTGCCACACCTGGCGTGGTTTCAGATAGTGAATGTACCAAAGTTGAAGGTCTTGAATTTAAGCAGCCTCAGTGCCTTAGAGTATATTGAGATAAACACCAGCGGGCCCACTGAGCTTGGAGATCTTACTGGTGGTGTTTCTCTAAGAGAAATTTATGTTCTCTGTCCATCCCTCTCGGAGTTCCCAAGGATAAATGGTCTGCCATATTTGGAGAAAGCGAAGTTTAAAGCGTGTGAGGAAGTAAACGGCCCACTCGACTGTAGAGCATGTGTAAATCTTCAGAGCACTGCCTTCGAAAATTGCTGGCAGATGGCTCACATACCATTGATCGATGGTTGCTCCAGCATATCCAAAATTGTTCTAAATAGATGTGATCAGGTGACGGAATGTTCAGATGAAGATGAATCAAGTGCTTTAGGGATAGTAAAGTTGTGCATTTCATCAGAAGATGCTTCGGCGACAGGGAATTCAGAATGTTGTGATGGACTGAATAACGTTCCCTTATGGAATATTGTGATATCGACGGATGTTCCGAGTTTGAGACGTTTTTCAAATTTGACTGTGCTTAAACTATACAATTGTGATATATGTCAAGCACCGGATGTTGCATGTTGTGGAATGTTGGAGGATGTTTGCTTTTCCACATTGAAAAATTTAGATAGCTTTCCCGATTTCTCATCACTATGGAAGTTGAAGAAATTATGTTTATGTAATTGCCAGAGGGATCGAGATCCTCCCGATATCGGGGGATGCTACTCATTACAGGTGTTTCATCTACTGTACAACGATAATTTGAAAGCACTTCCAAAGATGGATGGCTGGCATCCATTCGAGGAAATCAAATTGAGTTGGCAATCGGAGGAGGTCTTTGATTATTCTGACAGCTATGAATATGACGATATAGAATTTTGTCTGGATTACCAGAGAGAGGAGATCTTCAGAAACATAAATGATATATTTATGCCAGTGGAACTGAAGAAGTGGCAGTGGATACAGAGGAAGGCCGTGCGGGTGAAGCAATATTTCCGTGGAATGAAGGCGTATTACTTTATCACGGCTCCCTCTGAATTGTACGGTGAACGCGAGGCGCGGAAGCAAGCTTGTAATGCCGACCCTCTTGATCAAGCTATTAATCACAGGGCAAGTGGCATCTCGGGTAAGCTTTTAATACCAACTTTAAATGCTTTATTTAACAAACCAAAATCAGGCAAGATATTATCAaagttttattataattttattatgaACGATTGGGTTTCATTATTTCAATAA